Part of the Chloroflexota bacterium genome is shown below.
CCGTCGCTCAGGCGGGGGCCGAGTTTCAGCACACGGGTATAGCCGCCGGGGCGGTCGGCGTAGCGCGGGGCGATATCGTCGAACAGTTTGTTGACGACGTTGATGCGTTCCTGGTCGTCTTCGCCGCCGCCGATGTAAGCCGTGCCCAGGCGGGAAGCCACCACACGGCGGGCATGCACCATCGCCGCGCCGCCGGCTTCGTTGCCGCGCTTGGCAATGGTGATCAGCCGCTCGGCCTCACTGCGAATGGCCTGCGCTTTGG
Proteins encoded:
- a CDS encoding 50S ribosomal protein L17, coding for MRHKVAGKKLSRSKDARKALRRNLIKQLFYHERIRTTRAKAQAIRSEAERLITIAKRGNEAGGAAMVHARRVVASRLGTAYIGGGEDDQERINVVNKLFDDIAPRYADRPGGYTRVLKLGPRLSDGAEMVLLELVEE